A window of Elgaria multicarinata webbii isolate HBS135686 ecotype San Diego chromosome 2, rElgMul1.1.pri, whole genome shotgun sequence contains these coding sequences:
- the LOC134393611 gene encoding mitochondrial chaperone BCS1 — protein sequence MPFSDFVLALKDNPYFGAGFGLVGIGTAMALARKGAQFGMVAFRRHYMITLEVPSKDKSYHWLLSWISHHAKHTQHLSVETSYLQHESGRVSTKFDFIPSPGNHFIWYQRKWIRIERNREKQMIDLHTGTPWESVTFTAIGSKREIFFNILQEARELALREQEGKTVMYTAMGAEWRPFGFPRRRRPLTSVVLEEGVSERIVQDVKEFIGNPKWYIDRGIPYRRGYLLFGPPGCGKSSFITALAGELQYSICLLSLSDRSLSDDRLNHLLSVAPQQTIILLEDVDAAFVSRDLAAENPSAYQGMGRLTFSGLLNALDGVASSEARIVFMTTNHVDRLDPALVRPGRVDLKQYVGHCSQWQVGRMFQRFYPDQPAAVAEQFAKQALSVSDQISAAQVQGHFMLYKADPDGAIENVQTLVS from the exons atgcccttttctgaCTTTGTCTTGGCCCTCAAAGACAATCCATATTTTGGAGCAGGCTTTGGCCTGGTAGGTATAGGCACGGCGATGGCCCTGGCCCGTAAGGGGGCCCAGTTTGGCATGGTGGCTTTCAGGCGGCATTACATGATCACTCTGGAGGTGCCAAGCAAGGACAAGAGCTACCACTGGCTGTTGAGCTGGATCTCCCATCATGCAAAGCACACCCAGCACCTGAGTGTGGAGACATCTTACCTGCAACATGAGAGTGGCCGTGTCAGTACCAAGTTTGACTTTATCCCCAGCCCCGGGAACCACTTCATTTG GTATCAAAGGAAGTGGATCCGCATAGAACGGAACCGGGAGAAACAAATGATTGACCTGCACACAGGCACCCCCTGGGAGTCCGTCACCTTCACAGCCATTGGCAGCAAGCGAGAGATTTTCTTCAACATCCTGCAGGAAG CCAGAGAATTGGCTCTGAGGGAGCAAGAAGGAAAGACAGTCATGTACACAGCCATGGGTGCCGAATGGCGGCCGTTCGGCTTCCCACGGCGACGGCGCCCACTCACCTCTGTGGTGCTTGAGGAAGGAGTGTCGGAGAGGATTGTGCAGGACGTGAAAGAGTTCATTGGTAACCCCAAGTGGTACATTGATCGAG GAATCCCCTATCGGAGAGGGTACCTTCTCTTTGGGCCCCCAGGCTGTGGCAAGAGCAGTTTCAT CACAGCCCTCGCTGGAGAATTGCAATACAGCATCTGTCTGCTGAGCCTGAGTGACCGCAGCCTCTCGGACGATCGCCTCAACCACCTGCTGAGCGTAGCACCCCAACAGACCATCATCCTACTGGAAGATGTGGACGCCGCCTTTGTCAGTCGGGACCTTGCTGCTGAAA ACCCCAGTGCATACCAAGGCATGGGACGGCTGACCTTCAGTGGCCTTCTCAATGCACTGGATGGTGTCGCTTCCTCTGAAGCTAGGATAGTATTTATGACCACCAACCATGTGGACAG GCTGGATCCAGCCCTAGTTCGTCCTGGCCGAGTAGATCTGAAGCAATATGTGGGCCACTGCTCGCAATGGCAGGTCGGACGCATGTTCCAGAGGTTCTATCCGGACCAGCCAGCAGCGGTGGCTGAACAGTTCGCTAAACAAGCTCTGTCTGTTTCTGACCAGATCAGTGCTGCTCAAGTGCAAGGCCATTTCATGCTATACAAGGCAGATCCAGACGGGGCCATTGAGAATGTGCAGACTCTTGTATCCTGA
- the LOC134393299 gene encoding olfactomedin-like codes for MSWLRLCLTVTSLVAADHIVFHEVPVPRQGTESNECICSIELPDTTFPGHIIDFLEEMYKNLTVLITEEFNKLTEISTKVNKYNQTLENITHIVTQMEIDGNKDEKYFITVSQTIENLKHQAVNLLELLNGTDLETEHLLNMVNNVSSMVWQLETFDTNGVLVTHREIAILRKQLADCEEAAGNPNFGLPSAGLLAPEYGNCTGKVLVNISKPFIVKLNWRGFSYRYGAWGKDFAVGNHNPDMYWVAPLNIDERLMETYRLYNSYSDLLLYKNQIEKSLSQYVGLTWNYINCGQGSGPILYNGSFYYNCYNSRNLCKLEVATHKLRRVTIEGAAFNNWYSYGGVNWQDIDFAGDEKGMWVIYSTESSKGKVIIGKLDPDNLKIIQKWQTSLFKPDATNTFMICGVLYALKRISAHKEKIFYTYDTNTGKEGTTNIFIDKLADTPQSVSYNPNDHKLYMYNDGYLVTYDMLFRRQPPRARRSVASENRQNAIIPISGAWQQFTMA; via the exons GTTGCTGCAGATCATATTGTCTTCCATGAGGTGCCAGTACCAAGGCAAGGAACGGAAAGTAATGAGTGTATCTGCAGCATTGAGCTTCCTGACACTACTTTCCCAGGACATATAATTGATTTCCTGGAAGAAATGTACAAGAACCTGACTGTGCTTATTACTGAAGAGTTTAACAAG CTCACAGAAATCAGTACGAAGGTAAACAAATATAATCAAACTTTGGAAAACATTACTCATATTGTAACTCAGATGGAGATAGATGGCAACAAAGATGAAAAATACTTCATAACAGTTTCACAAACAATTGAAAACCTGAAACACCAAGCTGTCAATCTGTTGGAACTCCTAAATGGAACGGATTTGGAGACAGAACATTTACTCAACATG GTTAACAACGTCTCCAGTATGGTGTGGCAGTTAGAAACCTTTGACACAAACGGTGTGTTGGTGACACATAGAGAAATTGCCATACTCCGGAAACAACTGGCTGATTGTGAAGAAGCTGCTGGCAACCCCAACTTTGGCCTCCCATCAGCTGGCCTCCTGGCTCCTGAATATG GTAACTGCACAGGTAAAGTATTGGTTAACATTAGCAAGCCATTTATAGTGAAACTCAACTGGCGAGGTTTCAGCTACAGATATGGAGCCTGGGGGAAGGACTTTGCTGTTGGAAACCACAATCCAGACATGTACTGGGTTGCTCCACTCAACATCGATGAACGTTTAATGGAGACCTACCGCCTCTATAACTCATATTCCGACCTGCTCTTGTACAAAAACCAAATAGAAAAAAGCCTTTCCCAATACGTTGGCCTCACCTGGAACTACATCAACTGCGGCCAGGGAAGTGGACCAATCTTATACAATGGCAGTTTCTATTACAACTGCTACAACTCCAGGAACCTGTGCAAGCTGGAAGTTGCAACCCACAAGCTGCGGCGTGTAACAATAGAAGGTGCTGCTTTCAACAACTGGTACTCCTATGGTGGCGTCAATTGGCAAGACATTGATTTTGCTGGGGATGAGAAGGGCATGTGGGTCATTTATTCCACAGAAAGTAGCAAGGGGAAAGTGATCATTGGGAAGCTGGATCCTGATAACCTGAAAATAATCCAGAAATGGCAGACCTCACTGTTCAAACCTGATGCAACCAACACGTTCATGATCTGTGGAGTGTTGTATGCCCTCAAGCGGATCAGTGCACACAAAGAGAAGATCTTTTACACATATGACACCAATACCGGCAAAGAAGGTACGACAAACATCTTTATAGATAAACTCGCCGATACACCACAAAGCGTGAGCTACAACCCCAATGACCACAAGTTATACATGTATAATGATGGCTACCTGGTTACTTATGATATGCTGTTCAGACGCCAACCTCCAAGAGCAAGGCGGAGTGTGGCCAGTGAGAACAGGCAGAATGCCATTATACCAATTAGTGGTGCCTGGCAGCAATTTACAATGGCTTAA